Proteins encoded by one window of Moorella humiferrea:
- a CDS encoding cupin domain-containing protein, giving the protein MESDKKQADSRPLEARAAVLSELVGYQEGSIVSRTIIDKKTGTVTLFAFAAGQGLSEHTAPYDALVHVLDGEVEITIAGKPLHVKTGEAVIMPANQPHALRALTNFKMVLTMIRS; this is encoded by the coding sequence ATGGAGTCGGATAAGAAACAGGCTGACAGCAGGCCCCTTGAAGCCCGGGCGGCCGTTTTAAGCGAGCTGGTCGGTTATCAGGAGGGCTCTATCGTCAGCCGGACGATTATTGATAAAAAGACAGGTACGGTAACCCTCTTCGCCTTCGCTGCCGGCCAGGGCCTGAGCGAGCACACGGCGCCCTACGACGCCCTGGTGCACGTACTGGACGGGGAAGTGGAAATTACCATTGCCGGCAAGCCTCTCCATGTAAAAACGGGGGAGGCCGTAATCATGCCCGCCAACCAGCCCCACGCCCTGCGGGCGCTAACAAATTTCAAGATGGTCCTGACCATGATCCGGTCCTGA
- the mntA gene encoding type VII toxin-antitoxin system MntA family adenylyltransferase antitoxin: MQEKKFLSTLKPIFASLPDVVAVYLFGSYLNEPERARDVDLAILLKTTESRITYYYMHLYSKLGEIFSPLEVDLLFLNCAPVPIAFEVINTGEVIYCTDEERRTDFEYVISGLYLDYNYHLHQGRRELYEAIREASSLVQ, from the coding sequence ATGCAGGAGAAAAAATTTTTATCAACGCTTAAACCTATATTTGCCTCTTTACCGGATGTCGTTGCCGTATATTTATTTGGCTCATATTTAAACGAGCCTGAGCGGGCGCGGGATGTGGACCTGGCAATTCTTCTCAAAACAACGGAAAGTAGGATAACATACTACTATATGCATCTTTATTCAAAGCTGGGAGAAATTTTTTCGCCTCTTGAAGTGGATCTGCTCTTTTTAAATTGCGCGCCCGTGCCTATAGCTTTTGAAGTGATTAATACCGGCGAGGTTATTTATTGTACTGATGAGGAGCGCCGGACAGACTTTGAATACGTTATTTCCGGTTTATATCTTGATTATAATTACCATCTACACCAGGGCAGGCGGGAATTATATGAAGCAATAAGGGAGGCTTCATCCCTTGTTCAATGA
- the hepT gene encoding type VII toxin-antitoxin system HepT family RNase toxin — protein sequence MFNEELIAARLDIIQSAIRRLQLLARMPREQFLQDEDAVDIAENRLRRALEALFDLGRHLVVKSGLGVPQDYRAIIEKLKDGQILPADFATQIMGMAGYRNRLVHEYNKVTPEELYEILQNRLGDFTLFCQHIVNYLERQFPR from the coding sequence TTGTTCAATGAGGAACTAATAGCCGCAAGGCTGGATATTATTCAAAGCGCTATAAGAAGGTTGCAGCTCCTGGCACGCATGCCACGGGAACAATTCCTGCAAGACGAAGATGCTGTGGATATTGCTGAAAACAGGTTGCGCCGGGCCCTGGAAGCATTGTTTGACCTGGGCCGCCACCTGGTGGTAAAATCAGGCCTTGGCGTCCCCCAGGACTATCGGGCGATAATCGAAAAGCTGAAGGACGGTCAAATACTACCCGCAGATTTTGCCACCCAGATTATGGGCATGGCCGGTTACCGCAATCGTCTTGTCCATGAATATAACAAGGTGACACCGGAAGAACTATATGAAATCCTGCAAAACCGCCTGGGGGACTTTACGCTGTTCTGTCAACATATTGTGAATTACCTAGAGAGGCAATTCCCAAGATAA
- a CDS encoding amidohydrolase: MHQETIRRQGYVDAHCHVWEFSLFNRFASLEKCANLEELVETLKSCLINGWAVGVRFNQESLVEKIIPERAFLDRAFGTTPVVIVRTCLHVVAANTAAMQRLGFFAENGLFYEAKVFNLLKTLVARLNLEPRDVLSQGLRELKKLGFVQVIDMGMDRQKLPFFEGLDEGVKVDFYTVDLGLLDDALGFKVFLDGGLGARTAALTEEYADDPGNYGLLNHSDAGLLSLVERVHRKGKPIAAHAIGDRAVDQFLRVVRQSRHPLDRLEHVQYAREDQLEALAELKIPVCIQPVFSREMSWAVRRLGPERMQTAYAWGLMRDKGIRLLAGSDAPVDHPDPREAAAAVAPLKGGHHLDFEEVLDLFARANREFYLGNCLSR; this comes from the coding sequence ATGCATCAGGAAACGATCCGTCGCCAGGGATATGTGGACGCCCACTGCCATGTATGGGAGTTTTCCCTTTTTAATCGCTTCGCCAGCCTGGAAAAATGTGCAAACCTTGAAGAGCTTGTGGAAACCCTGAAGTCATGCCTGATTAACGGATGGGCTGTAGGGGTGCGTTTCAACCAGGAAAGCCTGGTCGAAAAAATAATTCCTGAAAGGGCCTTCCTGGACCGTGCCTTTGGAACGACGCCGGTTGTAATAGTCCGGACCTGCCTGCATGTGGTTGCCGCCAACACGGCCGCTATGCAGAGGCTGGGATTCTTTGCGGAGAACGGGCTCTTTTACGAAGCTAAAGTTTTTAACCTTCTTAAGACCTTGGTGGCCAGGCTAAATCTGGAACCGCGGGACGTTCTTTCCCAGGGTTTAAGGGAGTTGAAAAAGCTGGGATTTGTTCAAGTCATCGACATGGGAATGGATCGGCAGAAGCTGCCCTTCTTTGAAGGCCTTGATGAAGGCGTTAAAGTGGATTTCTATACGGTAGATTTGGGACTTCTTGATGACGCTTTGGGGTTCAAGGTATTCCTGGACGGGGGCCTGGGAGCCCGGACCGCCGCCCTGACGGAGGAATACGCCGACGATCCCGGTAATTACGGCCTGCTTAACCACAGTGATGCCGGCCTCCTTTCCCTCGTTGAAAGGGTACATCGTAAAGGCAAACCTATAGCCGCCCACGCCATTGGAGACAGGGCCGTGGATCAATTCCTGCGCGTTGTCCGGCAGAGCCGCCATCCCCTGGATCGCCTGGAACACGTTCAGTATGCCCGGGAGGATCAGTTGGAGGCCCTGGCCGAATTGAAAATTCCCGTCTGTATACAGCCCGTCTTTTCCCGGGAAATGTCCTGGGCCGTGCGCAGACTGGGCCCGGAGCGGATGCAAACAGCCTATGCCTGGGGGCTCATGAGGGACAAAGGTATTCGCCTGTTGGCCGGTTCCGACGCCCCCGTGGATCACCCCGATCCCCGGGAAGCGGCTGCTGCGGTTGCCCCCTTGAAAGGCGGGCATCATCTGGATTTCGAGGAGGTTTTGGACCTTTTTGCCCGCGCCAACCGGGAATTTTATCTTGGGAATTGCCTCTCTAGGTAA
- a CDS encoding DUF5714 domain-containing protein — MDHGSSCUNPAGEGVGQHQEANTENCLVCGGKLEYLEFGKEFTCMQCGAKETGYVYCPGGHYICNNCHGENLFNAILNLTLSAEGINPLSIAEEIIKHVPLPMLGCEHAWIAAGALLSAIRNHGKIEVTNGQINEALNRTRRQAIGAFCGLTGVCGVAPAIGASFSVILGAACPKDQETATTMRVVSRVIEAIADQTGPCCCKNFVRTALTLSCQLAKEYLGIELAHTEKIVCQDSHRHPHGCRKNKCNYYLIEQESPINSNSPI, encoded by the coding sequence ATGGACCATGGAAGTAGCTGTTGAAACCCAGCCGGAGAAGGTGTTGGTCAACACCAGGAAGCAAATACTGAAAATTGTCTAGTTTGCGGCGGGAAACTGGAATACCTTGAATTTGGCAAGGAATTTACGTGCATGCAATGCGGCGCAAAAGAGACGGGTTATGTTTATTGTCCGGGAGGTCATTATATCTGTAATAATTGCCACGGTGAAAATTTGTTTAACGCTATTTTAAATTTAACACTTTCCGCAGAAGGTATTAATCCTTTGTCCATAGCCGAAGAAATTATTAAACATGTTCCTCTTCCCATGTTAGGATGCGAGCATGCCTGGATTGCTGCCGGAGCCCTTTTGTCCGCCATAAGAAATCATGGAAAAATCGAAGTCACAAATGGCCAAATTAACGAAGCACTCAACCGGACCCGTAGGCAAGCCATTGGTGCCTTTTGTGGCCTGACGGGCGTTTGCGGTGTAGCTCCGGCGATTGGGGCTTCCTTTAGTGTTATTCTCGGCGCCGCCTGCCCAAAGGACCAGGAAACCGCCACCACCATGCGTGTTGTCTCACGGGTCATAGAAGCTATCGCCGACCAAACCGGCCCCTGTTGCTGTAAAAACTTCGTACGGACAGCATTAACTCTGAGTTGCCAGTTAGCTAAAGAGTATCTAGGGATTGAGTTGGCGCATACCGAAAAAATAGTATGCCAGGATAGTCACCGTCATCCCCACGGTTGTAGAAAAAACAAATGCAACTACTACCTTATAGAGCAGGAAAGTCCCATCAACTCAAATAGCCCGATTTGA
- a CDS encoding queuosine precursor transporter, protein MRYKLFPFVMVAFVVVLLLSNTVAVKVAKVGPFFFDGAVILFPVSYIFGDILTEVYGYKRSRVVVWTGFIACLFMSFVYWLVGILPPALPWGGQEAYQRILGQTPRIVMASLAAYFCGEFINSYILAKLKILTRGRWLWTRTIGSTIAGQLVDTVLFITIAFAGIMPETALLRLIMTNYLFKTTYEVLATPLTYAVTAWLKRVENEDYYDFKTNFNPFMVTMEDLR, encoded by the coding sequence TTGCGTTACAAACTTTTTCCCTTCGTGATGGTTGCCTTCGTGGTGGTCTTGCTCCTCTCCAACACGGTAGCCGTCAAGGTAGCAAAAGTTGGACCCTTCTTTTTCGACGGCGCCGTAATTTTATTTCCCGTCTCTTATATCTTCGGTGATATTTTAACTGAAGTTTACGGCTACAAACGCAGCCGGGTAGTAGTATGGACGGGTTTTATAGCCTGTCTGTTTATGTCCTTTGTCTATTGGCTGGTAGGGATACTTCCTCCCGCCCTTCCCTGGGGAGGCCAGGAAGCTTATCAACGGATCCTGGGGCAAACACCCAGGATAGTCATGGCCAGCCTGGCAGCCTATTTTTGCGGTGAATTTATCAACTCCTATATCCTGGCAAAACTAAAAATTTTGACCCGGGGCCGGTGGCTGTGGACCAGGACGATCGGCTCCACCATAGCCGGCCAGCTGGTGGATACCGTCCTGTTTATCACCATCGCTTTTGCGGGCATTATGCCGGAAACCGCGCTCCTGCGCCTGATAATGACCAATTATCTCTTCAAGACCACCTACGAGGTCCTGGCAACACCCCTGACCTACGCTGTTACTGCCTGGCTTAAAAGGGTGGAAAACGAGGATTACTATGATTTTAAAACCAACTTTAATCCCTTTATGGTAACTATGGAGGATTTAAGATGA
- the queF gene encoding preQ(1) synthase, giving the protein MMEFEALGKDVREPRKKLEVFPKPANVKTVILESDEVTSLCPVTGQPDWETVIVEYAPDKYCIESKSFKLYLWSFREEGVFCEALADTIARDIYRACSPHWCKVTVIQKPRGGIKITASAFYGEGN; this is encoded by the coding sequence ATGATGGAGTTTGAAGCATTAGGAAAGGACGTCCGCGAGCCGCGTAAAAAGTTGGAAGTATTTCCTAAGCCGGCAAACGTGAAAACCGTCATACTCGAATCCGACGAAGTAACGAGCCTTTGCCCGGTAACGGGGCAGCCGGATTGGGAAACGGTAATCGTGGAATACGCCCCCGACAAATACTGTATTGAATCTAAAAGTTTCAAGCTTTATTTGTGGAGCTTCCGGGAGGAAGGCGTCTTTTGTGAAGCCCTGGCCGATACCATTGCCAGGGACATTTACCGGGCTTGCTCGCCCCACTGGTGCAAAGTAACTGTAATCCAGAAGCCGCGTGGCGGGATAAAAATAACTGCTTCTGCCTTTTACGGCGAGGGCAATTAA
- a CDS encoding S8 family peptidase, whose amino-acid sequence MWPVLLAYYAGVVAMAGVSLSRLGSDNYGSRKIIMFRKHRPLSSCHETVLKKGGRVVRELPLVHALAVRIPERGQSLAELGLHPDVLLIEDDFQVQTVAMPAARLRQGEQVVPWGVERIGAPQVWEETAGEKVKVAVLDTGIDASHPDLKANIRGTKNIKFPGWQAGDGNGHGTHVAGTIAALNNNFGVVGVAPRAEIYAVKIFNRQGNGYISDIIAGLDWALQNKMQVVNMSFGTTRPSQALEEAVRRCVQAGMVLVAAAGNEGKENSVMYPARYPGVIAVSAIDRKNNLASFSSRGPEVTVAAPGVDILSTYPGGKYRTMSGTSMACPHVAGVAALVLSRDGHISGRQVVKTIISTATRLPGLTPEEQGSGLVNASFLAGGNRFNDEAREGPAVTSLSVIPSMTS is encoded by the coding sequence ATGTGGCCTGTTTTGCTGGCTTATTATGCCGGCGTAGTAGCGATGGCCGGCGTTTCCCTGTCCCGGCTGGGTAGCGATAATTACGGCAGCCGGAAAATTATCATGTTCCGCAAGCACCGGCCCTTGAGCAGTTGTCATGAAACAGTCCTGAAAAAGGGCGGGCGGGTAGTACGCGAATTACCCCTGGTGCATGCCCTGGCAGTCCGGATACCGGAACGGGGCCAGTCCCTTGCAGAGCTGGGCTTACACCCGGATGTCCTTTTAATTGAAGACGATTTCCAGGTCCAGACAGTAGCCATGCCGGCGGCCAGATTGCGGCAGGGAGAGCAGGTCGTCCCCTGGGGTGTGGAGCGTATCGGCGCACCGCAGGTATGGGAAGAAACGGCCGGGGAGAAGGTGAAGGTTGCCGTCCTCGATACGGGGATTGATGCCAGCCACCCCGACCTTAAAGCTAACATTCGTGGTACCAAGAATATCAAATTTCCCGGCTGGCAGGCCGGGGACGGCAACGGCCACGGCACCCATGTTGCCGGGACCATTGCGGCCCTGAATAACAATTTCGGGGTAGTCGGCGTGGCGCCGCGGGCGGAGATCTATGCCGTCAAGATTTTTAACCGCCAAGGCAACGGTTATATTTCCGATATCATTGCCGGCCTGGACTGGGCGTTGCAAAATAAAATGCAGGTCGTCAACATGAGCTTCGGCACCACCCGGCCGAGTCAGGCCCTGGAAGAAGCCGTCCGCCGGTGCGTCCAGGCCGGCATGGTCTTGGTGGCGGCTGCAGGCAATGAGGGGAAAGAGAATAGCGTCATGTATCCAGCCCGTTACCCCGGTGTCATCGCAGTTTCTGCTATTGACCGGAAAAATAACCTGGCGAGCTTCAGCAGCCGGGGTCCGGAAGTAACGGTAGCTGCTCCGGGCGTTGATATTCTTTCCACCTACCCGGGCGGTAAATACCGAACCATGAGCGGCACCTCCATGGCCTGTCCCCATGTTGCCGGGGTTGCAGCCCTGGTGCTGTCCCGGGATGGGCACATATCCGGCAGGCAGGTAGTAAAGACCATCATCAGCACCGCCACCAGGCTGCCGGGTTTAACCCCCGAAGAACAGGGGTCCGGGTTGGTGAATGCCTCCTTCCTGGCAGGCGGGAACCGTTTTAATGATGAGGCCAGGGAAGGCCCGGCAGTTACTTCTTTAAGTGTGATACCTTCCATGACAAGTTAA
- a CDS encoding methyl-accepting chemotaxis protein, which translates to MVLNARTKIFYFILLLFLALGPGTVGTALVAVQGISWRLLLLPAVVAGAVGLILSLVILLNLYIKWMQPLQRVMQFLNLLGEGDPVRAEKSLAGARLGESFQGPVTAVLDSFYRLVGRMQRTADELSFFSQNLQESVSTSYRNLEEVTAAIQEIAGGADEQAGAAQKVADNIKTLHNLAEDISDRAQLGTEYGMEVKGKEEEGRRLLEQLLQEIKTGAASIQEAAGRMRQLETKMEQINTLVQAVTAIADQTNLLALNAAIEAARAGEQGRGFAVVAEEVRKLAEQSAAAARDITSLAAAISEEARQTAAQVDKNVELVQNNLLRGSQVRENFLAVSQAINQAAEVMLNISHQAQNQLARVGEVNEAATRMAAVAQETAASIEEVSAATEEQKATMAVVEENTRRFSTMAENFFNMAASFTKDGWDEELRRELVNRGYAVVEKLAADPAVRKMEAGTLKTLLDAAFDQNAIIQSLIATLADGTTVYNRPDAGIKNWSFRPWFQAAIRGERYASEPYVTQSSNRVAITVSVPVYAEDGRIAGVLAANIAPAGK; encoded by the coding sequence ATGGTACTTAATGCTCGCACTAAAATTTTTTATTTTATACTTTTACTATTTCTTGCCCTGGGACCTGGCACGGTGGGAACGGCCCTGGTGGCCGTCCAGGGTATTAGCTGGCGACTGCTCCTTTTACCGGCGGTAGTGGCGGGAGCGGTGGGATTAATTTTGAGCTTGGTTATCCTCCTTAATCTTTACATAAAATGGATGCAGCCCCTGCAGCGGGTTATGCAGTTCCTCAATCTCCTCGGCGAGGGCGATCCCGTACGGGCGGAAAAATCCCTGGCCGGTGCTCGCTTGGGAGAAAGCTTCCAGGGGCCAGTGACGGCCGTCCTGGACAGCTTCTACCGCCTGGTGGGTCGTATGCAGCGCACCGCCGACGAGCTTTCCTTTTTTTCCCAAAACCTACAGGAAAGCGTCAGTACCAGCTACCGCAACCTGGAGGAGGTGACGGCTGCCATTCAGGAAATCGCCGGCGGGGCCGACGAGCAGGCTGGTGCCGCCCAGAAAGTGGCTGACAATATAAAGACCTTACATAACCTGGCGGAGGATATCAGCGACCGGGCCCAATTGGGTACGGAATATGGGATGGAAGTGAAGGGCAAGGAAGAAGAAGGCCGCCGGTTGCTGGAACAATTGCTCCAGGAGATCAAGACCGGGGCTGCGTCTATCCAGGAAGCGGCCGGACGTATGCGGCAGCTGGAAACTAAAATGGAACAGATTAACACCCTCGTTCAGGCGGTCACGGCCATTGCCGACCAGACCAACCTGCTGGCTTTAAATGCGGCCATTGAAGCCGCCCGGGCCGGAGAGCAGGGCCGCGGTTTTGCCGTGGTGGCCGAAGAGGTGCGTAAACTCGCCGAACAGTCGGCGGCGGCCGCTCGGGATATAACCTCCCTGGCGGCGGCCATTAGTGAGGAAGCGCGTCAGACGGCGGCCCAGGTGGATAAAAACGTGGAACTGGTTCAGAACAACCTCCTGCGGGGAAGCCAGGTGCGGGAGAATTTCTTGGCCGTCAGTCAGGCCATTAACCAGGCTGCCGAGGTCATGCTCAACATCAGCCACCAGGCCCAGAATCAGCTGGCCAGGGTAGGCGAAGTAAACGAGGCGGCCACCCGCATGGCGGCCGTGGCCCAGGAAACGGCTGCCAGTATAGAAGAGGTTTCGGCGGCCACCGAGGAACAAAAGGCGACTATGGCCGTGGTGGAAGAAAATACCCGCCGGTTTAGCACCATGGCCGAGAATTTCTTCAATATGGCCGCTTCCTTCACCAAGGACGGATGGGACGAGGAGCTGCGCCGGGAACTCGTTAACCGGGGTTACGCCGTAGTTGAAAAGTTGGCGGCCGATCCCGCCGTTAGGAAAATGGAAGCCGGTACCCTGAAAACTCTTTTAGATGCCGCCTTCGACCAAAATGCCATTATCCAATCCTTGATTGCCACCCTTGCCGATGGGACGACTGTATATAACCGCCCGGATGCCGGGATTAAGAACTGGTCCTTCCGGCCGTGGTTCCAGGCGGCCATTAGGGGTGAACGTTATGCCAGCGAACCCTATGTAACCCAGAGTTCCAACCGGGTGGCCATCACCGTCTCCGTTCCCGTGTACGCCGAAGACGGGAGAATCGCCGGCGTCCTGGCAGCCAATATAGCCCCGGCGGGAAAATAA
- the hisI gene encoding phosphoribosyl-AMP cyclohydrolase, which yields MGVTIPAELRFNEDGLIPAVIQDVESGQVLMLAYMNREALARTLATGETWFYSRSRRELWHKGATSGHRQYIVKADYDCDADALLFQVRQVGVACHEGEFSCFHNPLPLQVSRPGSNRQVAKGQSEGGQTDGGSVEQDGADLPGARQVFPYPATPGSREEAFGPASADLGTILAEVFRIIKERQATRPEGSYTSYLFDHGQDKILKKIGEEAAETIIASKNDSRKEILYELADLYYHTLVLLAYHDLTPEQLAAELAKRLPQPKTSTEPAGES from the coding sequence GTGGGAGTGACGATACCGGCGGAATTACGCTTTAATGAAGACGGCTTAATCCCGGCCGTTATCCAGGATGTAGAAAGCGGCCAGGTTTTGATGCTGGCCTATATGAACCGAGAGGCCCTGGCCCGCACCCTGGCCACCGGCGAGACATGGTTTTACAGCCGCAGCCGCCGGGAACTCTGGCACAAAGGGGCCACTTCGGGCCATCGCCAGTACATTGTCAAGGCCGACTACGACTGCGACGCCGACGCCCTCCTCTTCCAGGTCCGCCAGGTAGGGGTGGCCTGCCACGAAGGGGAGTTTTCCTGTTTCCATAACCCCCTACCCCTGCAGGTTAGCAGGCCCGGCAGCAACAGGCAGGTAGCGAAAGGGCAATCAGAGGGGGGGCAGACTGATGGCGGGTCGGTTGAACAGGACGGGGCAGACCTGCCCGGCGCCCGGCAGGTTTTTCCCTACCCGGCGACCCCGGGCAGCCGGGAAGAAGCCTTCGGCCCGGCTTCTGCCGATCTGGGAACAATCCTGGCAGAGGTCTTTCGCATTATCAAAGAGCGCCAGGCTACCCGGCCGGAAGGGTCTTACACTTCCTATCTCTTCGATCACGGCCAGGACAAAATTTTAAAAAAGATCGGGGAAGAGGCTGCCGAAACCATTATTGCTTCCAAGAATGACAGCCGGAAAGAAATTTTATACGAACTGGCCGACCTGTATTACCACACCCTGGTTCTTTTGGCCTACCACGACTTAACCCCGGAACAGCTGGCCGCCGAATTGGCCAAACGCCTCCCCCAGCCGAAAACCTCCACCGAACCTGCAGGCGAATCCTAA
- the hisF gene encoding imidazole glycerol phosphate synthase subunit HisF yields MLTRRIIPCLDVDHGRVVKGTNFINLRDAGDPVELAAFYDRAGADELVFLDISASAEGREIMVDVVRRTATEVFIPFTVGGGLRTLEDIRRMLAAGADKVSLNTAAVEDPDLIARAARRFGSQCIVVAIDARRTGPGSWEVYTHGGRRPAGKDALEWARRVEELGAGEILLTSMDCDGTLAGYDLELTAAVSSAVNIPVIASGGVGKLEHLYDGLTAGRADAVLAASIFHFGTYTIAEVKNYLAARGVPVRLEE; encoded by the coding sequence ATGTTAACCCGGCGGATAATTCCCTGCCTGGACGTCGATCACGGGCGGGTAGTTAAAGGCACCAATTTTATCAACTTGCGGGACGCCGGAGATCCGGTGGAGCTGGCGGCGTTCTACGACCGCGCTGGAGCCGATGAGCTAGTCTTCCTGGATATTTCGGCTTCGGCCGAAGGCCGGGAGATTATGGTCGACGTGGTGCGGCGGACGGCGACGGAAGTTTTTATCCCCTTTACCGTAGGAGGCGGCCTGCGCACCCTGGAGGACATTCGCCGCATGCTGGCCGCCGGAGCCGACAAAGTGTCCTTGAATACGGCCGCCGTAGAAGACCCTGATCTTATAGCCAGGGCGGCCCGGCGTTTCGGCAGTCAGTGCATAGTGGTGGCCATCGATGCCCGCCGTACCGGGCCCGGTTCCTGGGAGGTCTATACCCACGGCGGCCGCCGGCCGGCGGGAAAAGACGCCCTGGAGTGGGCCCGCCGGGTGGAAGAACTGGGGGCGGGGGAGATCCTCCTTACCAGTATGGACTGCGACGGCACCTTGGCTGGTTACGACCTGGAGCTGACGGCGGCCGTCAGCAGCGCCGTCAATATTCCGGTAATCGCCTCGGGGGGCGTAGGAAAGCTCGAGCACCTCTACGACGGTTTGACGGCCGGCAGGGCCGATGCCGTACTGGCGGCCTCGATTTTTCACTTCGGTACCTATACGATCGCCGAAGTTAAAAACTATCTGGCGGCGCGGGGCGTTCCCGTGCGTTTGGAGGAATAG
- the hisA gene encoding 1-(5-phosphoribosyl)-5-[(5-phosphoribosylamino)methylideneamino]imidazole-4-carboxamide isomerase yields the protein MLILPAIDLREGRCVRLYQGRPEAETIYSTDPVAVARGWEARGARWLHVVDLDGAFAGRPRNMEVIAAIIKGVRIPVQVGGGIRTMESLKALFAAGAARAVLGTVAITNPEIVAEAVARYGDQVAVGIDSREGMVAVEGWAATVEEEALAFAGRMAALGVKRAIFTDISRDGTLQGPNIAATRDMARMSGLKIIASGGIASLDDIRALRDLEKDGVEGAILGRALYNGNFTLEEALAVAGKGD from the coding sequence GTGCTGATCCTGCCTGCCATTGACCTGCGGGAAGGGCGCTGCGTACGCCTTTACCAGGGGCGGCCGGAAGCCGAGACTATTTACTCTACCGATCCCGTGGCCGTAGCCCGGGGTTGGGAAGCGAGGGGGGCCCGCTGGCTCCATGTGGTGGACTTGGACGGGGCCTTCGCCGGCCGGCCGCGGAATATGGAGGTTATCGCCGCCATCATCAAAGGGGTCCGCATCCCCGTCCAGGTGGGGGGCGGCATCCGCACCATGGAAAGCCTGAAGGCCCTTTTTGCCGCCGGAGCGGCCAGGGCCGTCCTGGGGACGGTAGCCATCACCAATCCGGAGATAGTTGCTGAGGCGGTGGCACGCTACGGCGACCAGGTGGCTGTCGGTATTGACAGCCGCGAGGGAATGGTGGCCGTGGAAGGCTGGGCAGCAACGGTAGAAGAGGAAGCCCTGGCCTTTGCCGGCCGCATGGCCGCCCTGGGGGTAAAGCGGGCCATCTTTACTGATATCAGCCGTGACGGCACCCTTCAGGGTCCCAATATTGCCGCCACCAGGGATATGGCACGGATGAGCGGGCTTAAAATTATCGCCTCCGGCGGCATTGCCAGCCTGGACGACATCCGCGCCCTGCGGGACCTGGAGAAGGACGGCGTAGAAGGGGCCATCCTCGGACGGGCCCTTTATAATGGCAATTTTACCTTGGAGGAAGCTCTCGCCGTCGCCGGAAAGGGGGATTGA
- the hisH gene encoding imidazole glycerol phosphate synthase subunit HisH translates to MRPLAIIDYGMGNLLSVQKALAKLGYPAEITSDPEVVAAAPGVILPGVGAFADAMNNLRQRGLVAAVREAVGRGVPFLGICLGLQILFSASEEGGPVEGLNLLPGEVKRLPPGVKVPHMGWNQVQVLKPEGIFEGIPAGTHFYFVHSYYIDPADKGVVTATTDYGLTFAVSIQRDNLFGVQFHPEKSSRWGLKVLKNFGELVRRADPACH, encoded by the coding sequence ATGCGGCCGTTAGCTATTATCGATTACGGTATGGGCAATCTCTTGAGCGTCCAGAAGGCCCTGGCCAAACTAGGTTACCCGGCGGAGATAACCTCCGACCCAGAGGTGGTGGCGGCTGCTCCCGGCGTCATCCTCCCGGGAGTAGGCGCCTTTGCCGATGCCATGAACAACTTGCGGCAGCGGGGCCTGGTGGCAGCCGTCCGGGAAGCGGTGGGGCGGGGCGTGCCCTTCCTGGGCATCTGCCTGGGGTTGCAGATACTTTTCAGCGCCAGCGAAGAAGGGGGTCCCGTGGAGGGTTTAAACCTGTTGCCGGGTGAAGTGAAACGCCTGCCGCCGGGAGTGAAGGTTCCTCATATGGGGTGGAATCAGGTGCAAGTGCTAAAGCCGGAGGGCATTTTTGAAGGGATTCCTGCAGGTACGCACTTTTATTTTGTTCATTCTTATTATATTGACCCGGCTGATAAAGGTGTGGTTACCGCCACTACCGATTACGGTTTAACCTTCGCCGTAAGCATCCAGCGGGACAACCTCTTCGGGGTCCAGTTCCACCCGGAAAAAAGCAGTCGCTGGGGCTTAAAGGTTTTAAAAAATTTTGGGGAGCTGGTTAGACGTGCTGATCCTGCCTGCCATTGA